The following coding sequences are from one Rhabdothermincola sediminis window:
- the amrS gene encoding AmmeMemoRadiSam system radical SAM enzyme, which produces MAADISLTDPYTIPTRWWHRLDDGRIQCDVCPRACKLREGQRGVCFVRGRVADQVVLTTWGRSSGYCLDPIEKKPLNHFLPGTSVLSFGTAGCNLACRFCQNWDISKSKEVARLSDRADPEAIAQAALELGARSVAFTYNDPVIFLEYAVDVAEACHAVGVQAVAVSAGYVCDGPRRELFGHMDAANIDLKAFTQEFYRHVAMGDLQPVLDTLEYLHHETDVWLEITTLLIPGHNDTDAELDRMTRWIAERLGPDVPLHFSAFHPDFKMLDVPPTPPETLRRARSIALGNGLRYVYTGNVHDPEGGTTRCPSCGALCVERDWYVINEYHLTGDGRCQACGATVAGRFDGPPGEWGAKRVPVRLADRSGR; this is translated from the coding sequence ATGGCGGCCGACATCTCGCTGACCGACCCGTACACGATCCCCACCCGCTGGTGGCACCGCCTCGACGACGGTCGCATCCAGTGTGACGTGTGCCCCCGAGCCTGCAAGCTGCGTGAGGGCCAGCGGGGGGTGTGCTTCGTGCGCGGCCGGGTCGCCGACCAGGTCGTGCTCACCACCTGGGGCCGCTCCAGCGGCTACTGCCTCGACCCGATCGAGAAGAAGCCGCTCAACCACTTCCTGCCCGGCACCTCCGTGCTCTCCTTCGGCACCGCGGGCTGCAACCTGGCCTGCCGGTTCTGCCAGAACTGGGACATCTCGAAGTCGAAGGAGGTGGCTCGCCTCTCCGACCGCGCCGATCCCGAGGCCATCGCGCAGGCGGCGCTCGAGCTGGGCGCCCGCAGCGTGGCGTTCACCTACAACGACCCGGTGATCTTCCTCGAGTACGCGGTCGACGTGGCCGAGGCGTGCCACGCGGTGGGCGTCCAGGCGGTGGCGGTGTCGGCGGGCTACGTCTGCGACGGTCCCCGGCGGGAGCTCTTCGGGCACATGGACGCCGCCAACATCGACCTGAAGGCGTTCACCCAGGAGTTCTACCGGCACGTGGCGATGGGTGATCTGCAGCCGGTGCTCGACACGCTCGAATACCTGCACCACGAGACCGACGTCTGGTTGGAGATCACCACCCTGCTCATCCCCGGTCACAACGACACCGACGCGGAACTCGATCGGATGACCCGCTGGATCGCGGAGCGGCTGGGACCCGACGTGCCGTTGCACTTCAGTGCGTTCCACCCCGATTTCAAGATGCTCGACGTCCCACCCACCCCGCCCGAGACCCTGCGCCGGGCCCGGTCCATCGCGCTCGGCAACGGCTTGCGCTACGTGTACACGGGCAACGTGCACGATCCTGAGGGCGGCACCACCCGGTGCCCGTCCTGCGGGGCGCTCTGTGTGGAGCGCGACTGGTACGTGATCAACGAGTACCACCTGACCGGTGACGGCCGCTGCCAGGCCTGCGGCGCCACCGTCGCCGGGCGGTTCGACGGCCCACCCGGGGAGTGGGGCGCCAAGCGGGTGCCGGTGCGGCTGGCCGATCGGAGTGGCCGATGA
- the amrB gene encoding AmmeMemoRadiSam system protein B → MNATGVRPPAVAGSFYPADARSLAALVDEQLAAVQHRTPATGSPAGIIVPHAGYVYSGPVAASAYALLRGRRRAVSRVVIAGPSHRVPLRGVAVPRSSTFLTPLGPVPVDEQLRAIAREHPEVSVDDRPHAAEHSLEVQLPFLQTVLGPEGWSALPLVVGHAEPAAIAAVLDALWDDETLLVLSTDLSHYEPYERAQVHDARTAAAVVRKDLHAIGPYDACGAYPLAGLLGLAGRRGLDVALLDLRNSGDTAGPRDRVVGYGAFAVGWS, encoded by the coding sequence ATGAACGCCACCGGCGTGCGCCCACCGGCGGTCGCGGGCTCGTTCTATCCGGCCGACGCCCGATCCCTCGCCGCCCTGGTCGACGAGCAGCTCGCGGCGGTGCAGCACCGCACCCCGGCCACCGGATCACCCGCCGGGATCATCGTGCCTCATGCCGGCTACGTCTACTCCGGGCCGGTCGCGGCCAGCGCCTACGCCCTGCTCCGGGGCCGACGCCGCGCGGTCAGCCGGGTGGTGATCGCCGGCCCGTCGCACCGGGTACCGCTCCGGGGCGTGGCCGTGCCCCGGTCGTCGACCTTCCTCACCCCCCTCGGCCCGGTCCCCGTCGACGAGCAACTCCGGGCGATCGCTCGCGAGCATCCGGAGGTGAGCGTCGACGACCGGCCGCACGCCGCGGAGCACTCGCTCGAGGTGCAGCTCCCCTTCCTCCAGACGGTCCTCGGCCCCGAGGGCTGGTCCGCGCTGCCACTCGTCGTGGGTCACGCCGAGCCCGCGGCCATCGCCGCCGTCCTCGACGCCCTCTGGGACGACGAGACGCTCCTGGTGCTCAGCACCGACCTGAGCCACTACGAGCCCTACGAGCGCGCGCAGGTGCACGACGCACGCACCGCGGCGGCGGTGGTGCGCAAGGATCTCCACGCCATCGGCCCGTACGACGCGTGCGGCGCGTATCCCCTGGCGGGCCTGCTCGGCCTCGCCGGCCGGCGTGGCCTGGACGTGGCGTTGCTGGACCTGCGCAACAGCGGCGACACCGCGGGCCCCCGCGACCGGGTGGTCGGCTACGGCGCCTTCGCAGTCGGGTGGTCATGA
- the amrA gene encoding AmmeMemoRadiSam system protein A has product MTAPPELSEQERRALLDTARASIHAGLQHRRLVAPAGYGGSPPLRALGASFVTLRREERLLGCIGTIEPVRPLLADVAHNAYGAAFGDPRLPPVTRDDYHQMTVKVSVLGGLEAMDAADPQALAEQLRPGVDGLLVTAGHRRGTFLPSVWEQIPHQGRFLDLLWDKAGLRPGEWPPDLRIFRYRTVEFGE; this is encoded by the coding sequence ATGACCGCACCACCCGAGCTGTCCGAGCAGGAGCGGCGGGCGCTGCTGGACACGGCCCGAGCGTCCATCCACGCGGGCCTCCAGCACCGCCGGCTCGTGGCGCCAGCCGGCTACGGCGGCTCCCCGCCGCTGCGCGCCCTGGGGGCCTCGTTCGTCACCCTCCGGCGCGAGGAGCGCCTGCTCGGCTGCATCGGCACCATCGAACCGGTGCGCCCGCTGCTGGCGGACGTGGCCCACAACGCCTACGGGGCGGCGTTCGGCGACCCCCGCCTGCCTCCGGTGACCCGCGACGACTACCACCAGATGACGGTCAAGGTGAGCGTCCTCGGTGGCCTCGAGGCGATGGACGCCGCCGACCCCCAGGCGCTCGCCGAGCAGCTGCGACCCGGCGTCGACGGGCTGCTCGTCACCGCCGGCCACCGGCGGGGCACCTTCCTGCCCTCGGTGTGGGAGCAGATCCCGCACCAGGGCCGGTTTCTCGACCTGCTCTGGGACAAGGCGGGACTGCGACCCGGTGAGTGGCCACCTGACCTGCGGATCTTCCGCTACCGGACGGTGGAGTTCGGCGAGTAG
- the pgi gene encoding glucose-6-phosphate isomerase, whose translation MPITESPAWRALQAHVEHVASLHLRDLFASDPRRGETMCLEVGDLYLDYSKNRVTAETLRLLADLARAAGVEKLRDAMFAGEKINVTEHRAVLHVALRAPAGSVIEVDEVNVVPEVHRVLAEMRAFAERVRSGEWTGHTGKRIRTVVNIGIGGSDLGPHMAYDALVDFSDRSIECRFVSNVDGNEFWELTYDLDPEETLFIISSKTFTTLETMTNAHTARRWVLEALGGDERGVGRHFVAVSTNTEAVAAFGIDPANMFEFWDWVGGRYSYDSAIGLSLMIAIGPDRFEEMLRGFRLMDDHFRHAPIEQNMPILLGLLGIWYGDFLGAETLAVLPYSHYLGRLTPYLQQLAMESNGKSVDREGRPVGMQTGEIVWGQPGTNGQHAFYQLIHQGTKLIPCDFIGFARSRHELGNHQDVFMANFFAQPEALAFGKTAEEVAAEGVPPEEVPHRTFPGNRPSNSILISELSPFTLGQLIALYEHKTFTQGAIWNINSFDQWGVELGKKLAQDIIPELDAATEPDLGHDSSTNALIRRYRRLRAGR comes from the coding sequence ATGCCCATCACCGAGTCTCCTGCTTGGCGCGCCCTGCAGGCGCACGTCGAGCACGTCGCCAGCCTGCACCTGCGTGATCTGTTCGCATCCGACCCCCGCCGGGGGGAGACGATGTGCCTCGAGGTCGGTGACCTCTACCTCGACTACTCGAAGAACCGGGTGACCGCGGAGACGCTGCGCCTGCTGGCTGACCTGGCCCGAGCGGCTGGGGTCGAGAAGCTCCGTGACGCCATGTTCGCCGGGGAGAAGATCAACGTCACCGAGCATCGGGCCGTGCTCCACGTGGCCCTGCGGGCACCGGCCGGTTCGGTGATCGAGGTTGACGAGGTGAACGTGGTGCCTGAGGTGCACCGGGTGCTCGCCGAGATGCGGGCCTTCGCCGAGCGGGTCCGCAGCGGCGAGTGGACAGGGCACACCGGCAAGCGCATCCGCACGGTGGTGAACATCGGCATCGGTGGCAGCGACCTCGGGCCGCACATGGCCTACGACGCGCTGGTCGACTTCAGTGACCGGTCCATCGAGTGCCGGTTCGTGAGCAACGTCGATGGCAACGAGTTCTGGGAGCTCACCTACGACCTCGACCCTGAGGAGACGCTGTTCATCATCTCCTCCAAGACCTTCACCACCCTCGAGACCATGACCAACGCCCACACCGCGCGGCGCTGGGTGCTCGAGGCGCTGGGCGGGGACGAGCGCGGCGTGGGCCGCCACTTCGTGGCCGTGTCGACCAACACGGAAGCTGTGGCCGCGTTCGGCATCGACCCGGCCAACATGTTCGAGTTCTGGGACTGGGTCGGTGGCCGGTACAGCTACGACTCGGCGATCGGTCTGTCGCTGATGATCGCCATCGGGCCGGACCGCTTCGAGGAGATGCTGCGCGGCTTCCGTCTGATGGACGACCACTTCCGCCACGCCCCGATCGAGCAGAACATGCCGATCCTGCTCGGGCTGCTCGGGATCTGGTACGGCGACTTCCTCGGAGCGGAGACCCTCGCCGTGCTGCCCTACAGCCACTACCTCGGCCGCCTTACCCCGTATCTGCAGCAGCTGGCCATGGAGAGCAACGGCAAGTCCGTCGACCGCGAGGGGCGACCGGTGGGGATGCAGACGGGCGAGATCGTCTGGGGACAACCCGGTACCAACGGCCAGCACGCCTTTTACCAGCTCATCCACCAGGGCACGAAGCTCATCCCCTGCGACTTCATCGGGTTCGCCCGCTCCCGCCACGAGCTCGGGAACCACCAGGACGTGTTCATGGCCAACTTCTTCGCCCAGCCGGAAGCGCTGGCATTCGGCAAGACCGCCGAGGAGGTGGCCGCCGAGGGCGTCCCGCCCGAGGAGGTGCCCCACCGCACCTTCCCTGGCAACCGCCCCTCCAACTCGATCCTCATCTCGGAGCTGTCGCCGTTCACCCTGGGTCAGCTCATCGCCCTGTACGAGCACAAGACCTTCACCCAGGGCGCCATCTGGAACATCAACAGCTTCGATCAGTGGGGGGTCGAGCTGGGCAAGAAGCTGGCGCAGGACATCATCCCCGAGCTCGACGCGGCCACCGAGCCCGACCTGGGCCACGACAGCTCGACCAACGCTCTCATCCGCCGGTACCGGCGGTTGCGTGCCGGCCGGTAG
- a CDS encoding flavin reductase family protein — MAVDEELLNRVTWKIPNALALVGSRAGDRRNAMTTSWITQLSMEPVLIGIGVDNTAVTHQLISEGGAFTVNLWDAEDTKVFVKFSKPAEDDGATLNGRPVRTATTGAPVFEEAIAWMDCSVRQAIDLGTHTLFIGEVVDAAINRDGVRAAAMSDTRMKYGGVKRH; from the coding sequence ATGGCTGTCGACGAGGAACTGCTCAACCGGGTGACCTGGAAGATCCCCAACGCGCTGGCCCTCGTGGGCTCCCGGGCCGGCGATCGGCGCAACGCCATGACCACGAGCTGGATCACCCAGCTCTCGATGGAGCCGGTGCTGATCGGCATCGGGGTGGACAACACCGCGGTGACCCACCAGTTGATCAGCGAAGGTGGCGCGTTCACCGTGAACCTCTGGGATGCCGAGGACACCAAGGTGTTCGTCAAGTTCTCCAAGCCCGCCGAGGACGACGGGGCCACGCTCAACGGGCGGCCGGTGCGCACCGCCACCACCGGCGCGCCGGTGTTCGAGGAAGCCATCGCCTGGATGGACTGCTCGGTCCGCCAGGCGATCGACCTCGGCACCCACACGTTGTTCATCGGTGAGGTGGTCGATGCGGCGATCAACCGCGACGGCGTGCGAGCCGCGGCGATGAGCGACACCCGGATGAAGTACGGCGGCGTCAAGCGCCACTGA
- a CDS encoding aldose 1-epimerase, producing MAAPRARVRTFRGWPAVTLAAGDLEATFLPGLGMLGASLRHRGREHLSLHGGLATYAEGHTTGLPLLAPWANRLSGFEYRIGRRVVRFGAGTPGVALDPNGLPIHGTVSARPWELVELSASAGAAALAARFPFGDHQDLLRSFPFPHDLRIDALVTRERLRVTTSVVPTGRRAVPVSFGWHPYIRLPGVPRRELVVHLPARRHLELDERLLPTGRARREPAEDIALVDRTFDDGYRLGRERVLALSGRGQRVELRLDRGYPFAQVYAPRGKPYVALEPMTAPTNALITGDHPTVPVGGCFSATFDVVVGGEVRP from the coding sequence GTGGCCGCGCCACGGGCCCGGGTGCGGACGTTCCGTGGCTGGCCCGCGGTCACCCTGGCCGCCGGGGATCTCGAGGCCACCTTCCTGCCGGGCCTCGGCATGCTCGGGGCCTCGCTGCGACATCGGGGCCGGGAGCACCTCAGCCTCCACGGCGGCCTGGCTACGTACGCCGAGGGGCACACCACCGGTCTGCCGCTGCTGGCCCCCTGGGCCAATCGCCTGTCCGGCTTCGAGTACCGGATCGGTCGCCGGGTGGTGCGGTTCGGGGCGGGCACGCCCGGGGTGGCGCTCGATCCGAACGGCCTGCCCATCCACGGCACCGTGTCGGCCCGCCCGTGGGAGCTGGTCGAGCTGTCGGCCTCGGCCGGGGCTGCGGCGCTCGCCGCTCGTTTCCCGTTCGGTGACCACCAGGACCTGCTCCGCTCCTTCCCGTTCCCCCACGACCTGCGCATCGACGCGCTCGTCACCCGGGAGCGGCTGCGGGTCACCACCTCGGTGGTGCCCACCGGACGGCGGGCGGTGCCGGTGTCGTTCGGCTGGCACCCCTACATCCGCCTACCGGGGGTGCCCCGCCGTGAGCTGGTGGTGCACCTGCCGGCCCGCCGGCACCTGGAGCTCGACGAGCGCCTGCTGCCCACCGGGCGCGCCAGGCGGGAGCCGGCTGAGGACATCGCCCTGGTCGACCGCACCTTCGACGACGGTTACCGGCTGGGGAGGGAACGGGTGCTAGCCCTCTCGGGTCGAGGGCAGCGCGTGGAGCTGCGCCTCGACCGGGGCTACCCGTTCGCGCAGGTCTACGCCCCGCGCGGCAAGCCCTACGTGGCCCTCGAACCGATGACCGCGCCCACCAACGCGCTCATCACCGGCGACCACCCGACCGTGCCGGTCGGCGGCTGCTTCTCGGCGACCTTCGACGTGGTGGTGGGCGGGGAGGTGCGCCCGTAG
- the gnd gene encoding phosphogluconate dehydrogenase (NAD(+)-dependent, decarboxylating): protein MQLGMVGLGRMGANLVRRLVRDGHRCVVYDVAPGVAAQLAAENEAITAAGSLDDLVAGLTSPRAVWIMVPAAFAGETVSQLAGVMSAGDIIIDGGNTYYRDDIERAAACAQAGIHYVDVGTSGGVWGLDRGYCLMIGGEQEVVEHLDPIFRSIAPGVEAAARTPGRRGDPSPAEMGYLHCGPSGAGHFVKMVHNGIEYGLMAAYAEGLNIIRHAGVGLHPQEADAETFPLRDPQYYRFEIDVAEVAELWRRGSVVASWLLDLTAIALHEDPDLGGFEGRVSDSGEGRWTVLAAIDEGVPAHVLSAALFERFESRGAADFADRVLSAMRKQFGGHDEKPAGANAGKNP from the coding sequence ATGCAGCTCGGGATGGTGGGATTGGGGCGGATGGGGGCCAACCTGGTCCGCCGGCTGGTCCGTGACGGGCACCGCTGCGTGGTCTACGACGTGGCCCCGGGCGTCGCGGCGCAGCTCGCGGCCGAGAACGAGGCCATCACCGCTGCCGGCTCGCTCGACGACCTCGTCGCCGGGCTGACCAGCCCCCGGGCGGTGTGGATCATGGTGCCCGCCGCCTTCGCGGGGGAGACGGTGTCGCAGCTCGCCGGGGTGATGAGCGCGGGGGACATCATCATCGACGGCGGCAACACCTACTACCGCGACGACATCGAGCGGGCCGCTGCCTGCGCGCAGGCCGGCATCCACTACGTCGACGTGGGCACCAGCGGCGGGGTGTGGGGGCTCGATCGGGGCTACTGCCTGATGATCGGGGGTGAGCAGGAGGTGGTCGAGCACCTCGACCCGATCTTCCGCTCGATCGCTCCCGGAGTGGAGGCGGCGGCGCGAACCCCCGGTCGCCGCGGTGACCCGTCACCGGCAGAGATGGGCTACCTGCACTGCGGCCCGTCGGGCGCGGGGCACTTCGTGAAGATGGTGCACAACGGCATCGAGTACGGCCTCATGGCCGCGTACGCGGAAGGGCTCAACATCATCCGGCACGCGGGGGTCGGCCTGCACCCCCAGGAGGCCGACGCCGAGACCTTCCCGCTGCGCGATCCGCAGTACTACCGGTTCGAGATCGACGTCGCCGAGGTGGCCGAGCTGTGGCGGCGGGGCAGCGTGGTGGCGTCGTGGTTGCTCGACCTGACCGCCATCGCGCTGCACGAGGATCCCGACCTCGGTGGGTTCGAGGGCCGGGTGTCGGACTCGGGCGAGGGGCGCTGGACGGTGCTCGCGGCCATCGACGAAGGCGTGCCGGCCCACGTGCTGTCCGCGGCCCTGTTCGAGCGCTTCGAGTCCCGGGGCGCCGCCGACTTCGCCGACCGGGTCCTCTCGGCGATGCGCAAGCAGTTCGGCGGGCACGACGAGAAACCCGCTGGGGCGAACGCCGGGAAGAACCCCTAG
- a CDS encoding acyl-CoA dehydrogenase family protein, protein MGPTVPDISVSELWQDRTVDFELSGEQEQLRASIRRFLADRAPVRPYVRSLLGDQRGTTDEVWQGLAQLGVTGLLVPTEHGGAGEDLVTMGVALEELGRAVHPGPVLASAVGAVRAVTAAGSPADRDRWLPGLASGEVVGALAADEPGPRFRWRHPVTTATRDGTQWRVTGTKTWVLGGTTADVVFVVAATTGGLGLFAVERSDLRAEPTPSVDLTRSFATITLDATPASRVGGDDDRDDTAAIGAVVDAVGLALAADGLGAAERALELAVEYATHRHQFGVPIGSFQAVQHLCADMLRQVEVGRAGVYYALWACDHAEPAERHRAATMAGAFSSDAFAWVAAGAIQVFGGIGFTWEHDAHLYYKRLLTLQTLWGTAEEHLDELASIVIG, encoded by the coding sequence ATGGGCCCGACCGTACCTGACATCAGCGTCAGTGAGCTGTGGCAGGATCGGACCGTGGACTTCGAGCTGTCCGGAGAGCAGGAGCAGCTTCGGGCCAGCATCCGGCGGTTCCTCGCCGACCGGGCCCCGGTTCGCCCCTACGTGCGCTCGCTGCTCGGCGACCAGCGGGGGACCACCGACGAGGTGTGGCAGGGGCTGGCCCAGCTCGGGGTGACGGGGCTGCTCGTGCCCACCGAGCACGGCGGGGCCGGCGAGGACCTGGTCACCATGGGGGTCGCGCTGGAGGAGTTGGGCCGGGCCGTGCACCCCGGGCCGGTGCTCGCCAGCGCAGTGGGCGCGGTGCGAGCCGTGACCGCGGCGGGTTCCCCGGCCGATCGCGACCGCTGGCTGCCGGGGCTGGCATCCGGCGAGGTGGTGGGCGCGCTGGCCGCCGACGAGCCGGGGCCGCGGTTCCGGTGGCGCCACCCCGTCACCACCGCGACCCGCGACGGGACGCAGTGGCGCGTCACCGGGACCAAGACCTGGGTGCTCGGCGGGACGACCGCCGACGTGGTGTTCGTGGTCGCCGCGACCACCGGGGGTCTCGGCCTGTTCGCCGTCGAGCGGAGCGACCTGCGCGCCGAGCCCACCCCATCGGTCGACCTCACCCGCTCCTTCGCCACCATCACCCTCGACGCCACGCCGGCCAGCAGGGTCGGTGGCGACGACGACCGAGACGACACGGCGGCGATCGGAGCGGTCGTCGACGCCGTCGGGCTGGCGCTGGCCGCCGACGGGCTGGGCGCCGCGGAACGGGCCCTCGAGCTGGCGGTCGAGTACGCGACCCACCGGCACCAGTTCGGGGTGCCCATCGGGTCCTTCCAGGCGGTGCAGCACCTGTGCGCCGACATGCTGCGGCAGGTCGAGGTGGGCCGGGCGGGCGTGTACTACGCGCTCTGGGCCTGCGACCACGCCGAGCCCGCCGAGCGGCACCGGGCCGCCACCATGGCCGGAGCGTTCAGCAGCGACGCCTTCGCCTGGGTGGCCGCCGGCGCCATCCAGGTCTTCGGCGGCATCGGGTTCACCTGGGAGCACGACGCGCACCTGTACTACAAGCGGCTCCTCACCCTACAGACCCTGTGGGGCACGGCGGAGGAGCACCTCGACGAGCTGGCGTCGATCGTGATCGGCTGA
- a CDS encoding class I SAM-dependent methyltransferase, whose protein sequence is MGFYDDQIVPRVTNLVLGTRQIGKLRARALAEVTGTVVELGFGSGTNLPYYPPPVERVLAVEPSEVGRRLARGRLAASRIPVEFVGLDGARIPLEDESVDSAVSTWTLCTIPDVDRALAEVHRVLKPGGRFFFLEHGLSDDPTVARRQHRWDRLEQAIAGGCHLDRDIAAIVRASPLELEQVDTFTIRGPKVLSFMYAGRAAKAA, encoded by the coding sequence GTGGGTTTCTACGACGACCAGATCGTGCCCCGAGTCACCAACTTGGTGCTCGGCACCCGCCAGATCGGCAAGCTCCGCGCTCGGGCCCTTGCCGAGGTCACCGGCACGGTGGTGGAGCTGGGCTTCGGCTCGGGCACCAACCTCCCCTACTACCCGCCGCCGGTCGAGCGGGTGCTGGCCGTCGAGCCGTCGGAGGTGGGGCGCAGGCTGGCCCGCGGTCGGCTGGCCGCCTCCCGCATCCCCGTCGAGTTCGTGGGCCTCGACGGCGCGCGGATCCCCCTCGAGGACGAGTCCGTCGACAGTGCGGTGAGCACCTGGACGCTGTGCACGATCCCCGACGTGGACCGAGCGTTGGCGGAGGTGCACCGGGTGCTCAAGCCGGGAGGCCGCTTCTTCTTTCTGGAGCACGGGCTTTCGGACGACCCGACGGTGGCGCGCCGCCAGCATCGTTGGGACCGGCTCGAGCAGGCGATCGCCGGTGGTTGCCACCTCGACCGGGACATCGCGGCCATCGTGCGGGCCTCACCCCTGGAGCTCGAGCAGGTGGACACGTTCACCATCCGGGGTCCGAAGGTGCTCAGCTTCATGTACGCGGGCCGGGCGGCGAAGGCGGCCTGA